One Candida dubliniensis CD36 chromosome 1, complete sequence genomic region harbors:
- a CDS encoding gluconeogenic enzymes derepression/transactivation protein, putative (Similar to C. albicans CAT8;~Similar to S. cerevisiae CAT8): MSIKLEQQSPSVSHETVVPPTKKKSKASKSSDGTVNTRTIKVPGSKTERVAQACDRCRAKKTKCDGQNPCSTCQSVGLECIVSDRLTRKSYPKAYTETLEERVRQLEAENKKLAGLLDMRDEQLELLNGSGLTEETRETSEKKEDDLKKVTASNLSLLEIQNSMHSHSPNENGENCPCGCSNPHAVHERPVSIAGSIYGSAVNERVPISIAGSIKLSDEEDDEDNVSLLSIEDYTSRHQDQHFHFASNSTNREQSPAPGAFAAATAIAQMQKNKLFLQQQQQLESENNKQQMLTSLVAMSIPRSTEETLCVPTLLARICQTYGYDSKQAILAANSLASLKENIISNTGTSLNEERKNALNNMIMNRYETTKLSEVEAIAFIKDLINLPASRLDMDQLITVYFQEWGNALPILDKNAFLKNYMKLNHILEQGHYKEYKGESSYESIEKFGAILILVLCLAFHISKKNYLESLNPEIQSRFVTLLQHYDYLIHEFIKPNCLITQYCSIQSLQILSLALQYCLVTGDTASCYELRGRVISMAQQLRLHRCPAAVLGLSGNNEGDIDLQNFMQGERRILFWCIYCLDVYSSLNLGIPRLFKDYEIECAMPFCGKSDDYDDINQEDNVNILIVNNTKLSIVGKVSKMALSVMSYSKVLANILDSIYSRFDNTNIHKKALQRDRMLDCWRRELPPDLKFEIDINGLSLKDSNNNFIEGNIWRNYNKQQLTLIFLYYHAKILIYLPILSRFGNHHNVGLSQKEQLQKGEGDVVTIVSSISLIQQSSIQILEVLKYLRSTSSSNILPIPIHIVREQSLLALMVAKGALDYIKGGPLFNNSKQLLLDTMGSLSRDANFEIPGALNKKSFKLLEITILGILGLNINKNMASGVSMKRKGLSAQPITKTAVERSPIVNLNNNFASPKMKTPTNSADMVNNNQTHKPEPQNQALSQQQKPQRHISPSEITSNGDFEFDSSNNYAEDIESLEELLNFDPFKVNVNRQMLVNEFVTDGSLGLVPFLEMNNEQLNGDPMLFDKAYNSSNKHKTVDQDEYISNADGHFWK, from the coding sequence ATGTCTATAAAATTAGAACAGCAGCTGCCAAGTGTATCACACGAGACCGTTGTACCTCctacaaagaaaaagagcAAGGCTCTGAAGTCATCTGATGGTACTGTAAATACAAGGACCATCAAAGTGCCAGGTTCCAAAACTGAAAGAGTGGCTCAAGCTTGTGACAGATGTCGAGCAAAGAAAACCAAATGTGATGGACAGAACCCATGTTCAACATGCCAATCAGTAGGGTTGGAATGCATTGTTTCAGATCGTCTTACTAGGAAATCCTATCCCAAGGCCTATACTGAAACTCTTGAAGAAAGAGTACGCCAACTTGAGGCtgaaaacaagaaattagCTGGGTTATTAGATATGAGAGATGAACAACTCGAACTACTTAATGGATCTGGATTAACTGAAGAGACGAGAGAAACGTCCgagaagaaagaagatGACTTAAAAAAAGTGACAGCTTCAAATTTGAGTCTTTTGGAAATCCAAAATAGTATGCACCTGCATCTGCCAAATGAAAACGGTGAAAACTGTCCTTGCGGATGTTCTAACCCACATGCGGTTCACGAAAGGCCAGTTTCGATAGCAGGTTCAATTTACGGTTCTGCTGTCAATGAAAGAGTTCCAATATCTATAGCAGGATCTATAAAATTAAgcgatgaagaagatgatgaagataatgtCAGTTTGTTGAGTATTGAAGATTATACTTCAAGACACCAAGATCagcattttcattttgctTCAAACTCGACAAATAGGGAACAAAGTCCAGCACCGGGTGCATTTGCAGCAGCCACTGCCATTGCACAAATGCAGAAGAATAAACTTTttctacaacaacaacaacagctaGAAAGcgaaaacaacaaacaacaaatgcTTACGTCATTAGTGGCCATGTCGATACCGAGAAGTACGGAAGAGACATTATGTGTTCCTACTTTACTTGCAAGAATTTGTCAAACTTATGGATACGATTCCAAGCAGGCAATTCTAGCGGCTAACTCTTTGGCATCGTTAAAGGAAAACATTATCTCCAATACAGGAACGCTGTTAAATGAGGAACGCAAAAATGCTTTGAACAACATGATAATGAACAGATATGAGACAACAAAATTATCAGAAGTAGAAGCCATCGCGTTTATCAAggatttgattaatttacCAGCGTCCAGATTAGATATGGATCAGTTGATTACTGTGTATTTCCAAGAATGGGGGAACGCTCTACCGATATTGGACAAGAATGcgtttttgaaaaattatatgaAATTGAACCATATATTGGAGCAAGGCCATTACAAAGAATATAAAGGTGAGTCTTCGTATGAGCTGATTGAGAAGTTTGGCGCCATTCTCATTCTTGTTCTATGTTTGGCTTTCCATATCAGcaagaagaattatttaGAGTCATTGAATCCTGAAATACAACTGAGGTTTGTCACATTGTTACAGCATTACGATTATTTAATCCATGAATTCATTAAACCAAACTGTTTGATAACTCAATATTGTTCTATTCAGTCTTTGCAAATATTATCTTTGGCATTGCAATATTGTTTGGTAACTGGGGATACGGCCAGTTGTTATGAACTTAGAGGAAGAGTGATCAGCATGGCCCAGCAGTTAAGATTACATAGGTGCCCTGCTGCGGTACTTGGGTTGAGTGGTAATAATGAGGGAGACATTGATCTTCAGAATTTCATGCAAGGGGAAAGACGTATCCTATTCTGGTGTATCTATTGCCTTGATGTGTACTCATCACTCAACTTGGGTATTCCTAGATTGTTCAAGGATTATGAAATAGAGTGTGCAATGCCATTTTGTGGTAAAAGTGATGACTATGACGACATCAATCAGGAGGACAACGTTAATATCTTGATTGTTAACAATACCAAGTTATCCATTGTGGGAAAAGTATCCAAAATGGCTCTAAGTGTTATGCTGTATAGTAAGGTATTGGCCAATATTTTGGATTCTATATATTCAAGATTCGATAATACCAATATTCATAAGAAGGCATTACAAAGAGACAGGATGCTCGATTGTTGGAGACGAGAATTGCCTCCGGActtgaaatttgaaattgatattaacGGATTATCTCTTAAAGattccaacaacaattttataGAAGGCAATATTTGGAGAAACTACAATAAGCAACAGTTGacattgatatttttgtaTTATCATGctaaaatattgatatatttgCCGATATTGTCCCGGTTTGGAAATCACCATAACGTTGGATTGTCGCAAAAAGAACAGCTCCAGAAAGGTGAAGGTGATGTAGTTACCATAGTGTCCAGCATAAGTTTGATTCAGCAATCATCTATTCAAATATTGGAAGTTTTGAAGTATTTGAGATCAACCTCGTCATCAAACATTTTACCTATTCCCATCCATATTGTTCGTGAACAGTCTTTGTTAGCTTTGATGGTAGCAAAAGGAGCTTTAGATTATATAAAGGGAGGTCCTCTATTCAATAACCTGAAACAATTATTGCTCGATACAATGGGTAGCCTTTCCCGTGATGCCAACTTTGAAATCCCAGGGGCTTTGAATAAGAAATCGTTCAAACTACTTGAAATAACAATATTAGGTATCCTTGGTTTGAATATAAACAAGAATATGGCTTCAGGAGTTAGCATGAAACGGAAGGGGTTGAGTGCACAACCTATTACAAAGACTGCAGTTGAACGATCACCAATTgttaatttaaataataattttgctTCACcgaaaatgaaaacaccGACTAATAGTGCAGATATGgtcaacaataatcaaaCGCATAAACCAGAACCACAGAATCAAGCTTTATCACAGCAACAAAAACCACAAAGGCACATATCGCCTAGCGAAATCACCAGTAATGGGGATTTCGAGTTTGACAGTTCGAATAACTACGCTGAGGACATAGAGTCATTAGAAGAATTGCTTAATTTTGATCCATTTAAAGTGAATGTTAATCGCCAAATGTTAGTGAACGAGTTTGTTACTGATGGATCTTTAGGTTTAGTTCCATTTTTAGAAATGAACAACGAACAATTAAATGGAGATCCTATGTTATTTGACAAGGCTTACAATTCTTCAAACAAACACAAGACTGTCGATCAAGATGAGTACATTTCAAATGCTGATGGTCATTTCTGGAAATGA
- a CDS encoding DNA base excision repair N-glycosylase, putative (Similar to C. albicans NTG1;~Similar to S. cerevisiae NTG1;~Similar to S. pombe NTH1), translated as MKSTKRVISNTSSFSKRIKLEHIDVEIESETTELAPNVFTKIDPEDIHNCKGPPKWSEIYNQLVWMRSKFLAPVDTQGCERMPNAINANIKLRNPKVYRFQLLISLMLSSQTKDEVNYQAMKNLHEGLLKVHPDGLCIESLSKLSEAEIDSYIKKVGFHNRKAQYIKKTCSILMENFGGDIPKTIEEIVALPGVGPKMGFLLLQSAWGINAGVGVDVHLHRLALMWGWVSQKANTPEKARLELQEWLPKNYWADINPLVVGFGQVICVPRAANCDICSLARDGLCKNANKKLLRTPLSEERINKLSKQRADLSQLLKEFI; from the coding sequence ATGAAACTGACAAAAAGAGTGATTTCTAACACATCTAGTTTCAGCAAGAGAATCAAATTGGAACATATTGATGTTGAGATTGAATCTGAAACTACCGAACTAGCCCCAAATGTATTTACAAAAATAGATCCTGAAGACATACACAACTGTAAAGGTCCCCCAAAATGGTCCgaaatttataatcaacTAGTTTGGATGAGAAGTAAATTTCTTGCACCCGTGGACACTCAAGGCTGTGAAAGAATGCCAAATGCTATCAATGCAAACATTAAACTTAGAAATCCCAAAGTCTACCGTTTTCAGCTTTTGATATCATTGATGTTGTCGTCGCAAACAAAAGACGAGGTCAATTACCAGGCCATGAAGAACTTGCACGAGGGATTGTTAAAAGTGCACCCAGATGGATTGTGTATAGAAAGCTTACTGAAATTGTCTGAAGCTGAAATCGACagttatataaaaaaagtTGGATTCCATAATCGTAAAGCACAGTATATTAAGAAAACATGTTCTATACTAATGGAGAattttggtggtgataTACCAAAAACTATCGAAGAAATTGTTGCGCTTCCTGGGGTGGGTCCAAAAATGggatttcttcttttacaAAGTGCATGGGGTATAAATGCCGGAGTTGGTGTTGATGTTCATTTGCACAGATTGGCGCTAATGTGGGGCTGGGTTTCTCAAAAGGCCAATACACCAGAAAAAGCTCGACTTGAACTACAAGAATGGTTGCCCAAGAATTATTGGGCAGATATCAACCCGTTGGTTGTTGGTTTCGGGCAAGTAATCTGTGTACCACGTGCGGCAAATTGCGATATTTGTTCATTGGCCAGAGATGGGTTATGTAAGAATGCAAACAAGAAGTTATTAAGAACCCCATTGTCTGAAGAACGGATTAATAAGTTGTCAAAACAAAGAGCCGATCTTTCGCAACTACTCAAGGAGtttatataa
- a CDS encoding vacuolar multidrug resistance ABC transporter, putative (Similar to S. cerevisiae BPT1;~Similar to C. albicans MLT1): protein MNESNRELILGFAPVHLSLFNPESLLHTFNFFGVGDDQMDIKSNHVTTSNFIIPHPLYSPHGNALNPAFVELIGQTINTFFAVFMLFQLSRLLLTRKKSHRIYTPTPFSQTLKISLVLLQAILVASLYFLNKNSYFIGGIAATVLALILHFVEFRRSPVAIESLLLYWSVNTAFTFAVFIQDSYSKHKIYANSGPAYVVEIISLINSFLLFVFEVGYYKPGFEITNEKFLDTVNLFSYFTFYYLQPLINKIYATDDVELSDLPDILGNLTCDDTKAKVTKAWEEELKRTKKPGLLSKIWSFITRKKAKSKPQMFVAIAKAFYDKFAISITLAIIGTALSFLQPFLLRKFIQFFSTYFYSVEKPPIVIGYFWASIMFLTSVANFITFNQAFKTQFDLGYEIQSSLTTLIYEKALKLSPQSRKNKPTGDIINHITMDIDIIFWFCWQLGDYLASPLKLAVCLLSLYKLFSNATWAGVITAIVVAPLATIVNASMSKNYIQLMKDKDERTSLITEILNSAKSIKFYSWEKPMLARLSHVRNDRELDNIKKIGVVSALAQFLWSCIPFFISCATYATYAYFYNVPLTPDIVFPALALFDLLSEPMLLIPSFIVEVIEVSTSLARIGELLCLDELADDQHGYVKRDPEPNENSVYSVIVKDATFIWSEETQQKQYTDEESEVQEAPTNNVALKNINFSAKKGELACIVGKVGSGKSTLIKAILGDVPIKIPSYSDDSTNPTPSVQTFGSIAYCPQNPWILNGTVKENILFGHKYDTEFYQKTIDACELISDFKNLPDGDQTVVGEKGISLSGGQKARISLARSVYTRADIYLLDDILSAVDAHVGKNIIKKVLSNDGILGNRCRILATNSVPVLHEANDIYLISGGAFVEHGKFKEVMNRNGDLAKLIKEYGRKKDEATEEETAEASAEPKEEEHSNGKSDTAVQDELETDELVDEIVDYVGEQNRGVVEQAVLRRASVVSYGHNYENDEADNGQIRKTRHEQEESRKGTVPWDIFKQYIIACDYKYFSFYIAATFSVVLISAGEKYLLSYWSQLNSEQNDTVEPVFFLGTYAALGVVSGFLTYMGALVIWSYCIIKGSTYFHNKMAESVLRSPMSFFDTTPIGRILNRFTEDIGKIDMNLPWTIISFITTLLNGFVTFGVILSFLPLMLVVIVSLLFVYNYFRIRFVPTTRELKRLESIAKSPVLATIQESINGVETIKAFHQRERFVYKSKKLIDEKTLIGVVQQNCNRWLSMRLQTISSSIMFFTALLAVVTLGGKHPILPSILGFVMTYSMSITYILNSLVRIWAEMQAGGVAIERIIEYCDLPSEAPMIIEDKRPQKSWPANGVVKFKKYSTAYRKHLDPVLKEIELTINSKAKVGIVGRTGAGKSSLTLALFRIIEATGGNIEIDGVDTSQIGLYDLRHHLTIIPQEAHTFRASVRENLDPFGEYTDDKLWKVLELAHLKEHVTKMETEPTEEEKKASKNPDELSKKVGLDAQIEEGGSNLSAGQKQLLCLARALLNETSKILVLDEATAAVDFQTDKIIQETIRNEFKDKTILTIAHRIDTIMDSDKILVLDNGKVAEFDSPQNLLTNKDSIFYSLAKEGGYID from the coding sequence ATGAATGAACTGAATAGAGAACTTATCTTGGGATTTGCCCCTGTGCATCTATCCCTTTTCAATCCAGAATCGCTATTACACaccttcaatttttttggtgtcGGAGATGATCAGATGGACATTAAGTCAAATCATGTCACTACTTCCAATTTTATAATACCTCATCCACTTTATTCTCCACACGGAAATGCTTTGAATCCAgcttttgttgaattaataGGTCAAACAATCAATACGTTTTTTGCTGTCTTCATGTTGTTTCAATTATCCCGATTGTTATTGACAAGAAAGAAGAGTCATCGCATCTATACCCCAACTCCCTTTCTGCaaactttgaaaataaGTTTAGTATTATTGCAAGCCATCCTAGTAGCACTGTTATACTTTTTGAATAAGAATTCATATTTTATTGGAGGAATTGCCGCTACAGTTTTGGCATTGATTTTGCATTTCGTTGAATTTAGACGATCACCAGTCGCCATTGAATCGTTGTTATTATATTGGTCAGTCAATACTGCGTTCACTTTTGCTGTATTTATACAAGACTCTTACTCTAAACATAAGATTTATGCTAACTCAGGCCCAGCttatgttgttgaaattatCAGTCTCATCAACAGctttttgctttttgtatttgaaGTTGGTTACTATAAACCCGGATTTGAAATcacaaatgaaaaattcttAGACACAGTCAACTTGTTTTCATATTTCACATTTTATTACCTCCAACCCCTCATCAATAAGATCTATGCCACTGATGATGTCGAGTTGTCTGATTTACCTGACATTTTGGGCAATCTTACTTGTGATGATACTAAAGCTAAAGTAACCAAGGCATGGGAGGAAGAGTTGAAAAGAACTAAGAAGCCAGGCTTGCTTTCCAAAATTTGGAGTTTTATCACTAGAAAGAAAGCAAAATCGAAGCCACAAATGTTTGTAGCTATTGCTAAGGCTTtttatgataaatttgCTATCAGTATTACACTTGCAATTATTGGAACTGCGTTGAGTTTCTTGCAGCCATTTCTTTTGAGgaaattcattcaattttttagtACATATTTTTACAGTGTTGAGAAACCGCCGATCGTCATTGGTTATTTCTGGGCATCAATAATGTTCTTGACATCAGTCGCCAATTTCATTACATTCAACCAAGCCTTTAAAACTCAATTTGATCTTGGGTACGAAATTCAGAGCTCACTCACCACATTAATATATGAAAAGGCTTTAAAATTATCTCCCCAGTCAAGAAAGAACAAGCCAACCGGTGATATCATTAATCACATAACTATGGACATTGATATTatcttttggttttgttggCAACTTGGAGACTATTTGGCTTCACCATTAAAATTGgctgtttgtttgttgtcaTTATATAAGTTGTTTTCAAATGCTACATGGGCTGGTGTAATAACTGCCATTGTTGTCGCACCTCTTGCCACCATTGTGAATGCTTCCATGTCAAAGAATTATATACAGTTGATGAAAGACAAGGATGAAAGAACTAGTTTGATTACAGAGATTTTGAACTCAGCCAAAAGTATTAAGTTTTATTCTTGGGAAAAGCCAATGTTAGCTCGATTGAGTCACGTTAGAAATGACAGAGAATTAGATAATATTAAGAAAATTGGTGTGGTCAGTGCCCTTGCACAATTTTTGTGGTCTTGTATTCCATTTTTTATTAGTTGTGCCACATATGCCACTTATGCTTATTTTTACAATGTTCCATTAACACCTGATATTGTTTTCCCTGCTTTGGcgttatttgatttattatcagAACCTATGTTGTTAATCCCCagttttattgttgaagTTATAGAAGTTTCAACCTCGTTGGCTAGAATTGGTGAGTTGTTATGTTTGGATGAACTTGCTGATGATCAACATGGTTATGTGAAGAGAGACCCAGAACCTAATGAAAACTCTGTTTATTCTGTCATTGTGAAAGACGCAACATTTATTTGGTCTGAAGAAACACAACAGAAACAGTATACTGATGAAGAGAGTGAAGTTCAAGAAGCACCAACTAACAACGTGGCATTgaaaaacatcaatttttccGCCAAAAAGGGTGAATTGGCATGTATTGTTGGTAAAGTTGGAAGTGGGAAATCTACATTAATTAAGGCCATTTTGGGTGACGTTCCAATCAAAATCCCTTCTTATTCTGATGATTCGACAAATCCAACACCAAGCGTGCAAACTTTCGGATCAATTGCCTATTGTCCACAGAACCCATGGATATTGAATGGAACTGTAAAGGAGAATATTTTGTTTGGTCACAAGTATGATACTGAATTCTATCAAAAAACTATTGATGCTTGTGAATTGATTTctgattttaaaaatcTTCCTGATGGGGACCAGACTGTTGTTGGTGAGAAAGGTATTTCTCTTTCGGGTGGACAAAAGGCTCGTATTTCTTTAGCCAGAAGTGTATATACAAGAGCTGATATTTATCTTTTGGACGATATCCTTTCAGCAGTGGACGCCCATGTTGGgaaaaatatcatcaaaaaaGTATTAAGCAATGATGGTATCCTTGGAAATCGTTGCAGAATACTAGCAACAAATTCTGTGCCAGTTTTGCATGAAGCAAATGATATCTACTTGATATCTGGTGGTGCATTTGTCGAGCACGGGAAATTTAAAGAAGTGATGAACAGAAATGGTGATTTAGCaaaattgatcaaagaATATGGACGTAAAAAGGATGAAGcaacagaagaagaaacagCTGAGGCATCAGCAGAACCAAAAGAGGAAGAACATTCTAATGGGAAATCAGATACAGCTGTTCAGGACGAACTTGAAACAGATGAGTTGgttgatgaaattgttgattacGTTGGCGAACAAAATCGTGGTGTTGTTGAACAAGCGGTATTGCGTCGTGCAAGTGTGGTTTCATATGGCCATAATTACGAAAATGATGAAGCTGATAATGGTCAAATAAGAAAAACCAGACATGAGCAAGAGGAGTCAAGAAAAGGTACTGTTCCATGGGATATTTTTAAGCAATATATTATTGCCTGTGATTACAAGTATTTTTCATTCTACATTGCTGCAACCTTCTCAGTGGTTTTGATCTCCGCTGgagaaaaatatttattgagTTATTGGTCTCAACTTAATAGTGAACAGAATGATACGGTTGAACCAGTATTCTTCTTGGGTACATATGCTGCTCTTGGTGTTGTTTCTGGCTTTTTGACTTATATGGGTGCACTTGTCATTTGGAGTtattgtattattaaaGGTTCAACTTACTTCCACAATAAAATGGCCGAGTCTGTATTGAGATCACCAATGTCATTTTTTGATACTACACCAATTGGGAGAATTTTGAACAGGTTTACGGAAGACATTGGTAAAATTGATATGAATCTTCCATGGACTATTATATCATTTATAACAACTTTACTTAACGGTTTTGTTACATTTGGAGTGATATTGTCCTTTTTACCATTGATGCTAGTTGTGATAGTCTCGctattatttgtttacaATTATTTCCGTATTAGATTTGttccaacaacaagagaattgaaaagattGGAATCCATAGCCAAGTCACCGGTGTTGGCAACAATTCAAGAATCGATCAATGGGGTAGAAACGATCAAAGCTTTCCACCAAAGAGAACGTTTTGTTTACAAGAGCAAGAAGcttattgatgaaaagaCCTTGATTGGTGTTGTGCAACAGAATTGTAATAGATGGTTGTCAATGAGATTACAAACCATTTCATCTAGTATTATGTTTTTCACTGCGTTGTTAGCTGTTGTTACGTTGGGAGGTAAACATCCTATACTTCCTAGTATTTTGGGGTTTGTGATGACATATTCAATGAGCATCACTTATATCTTAAACTCGCTTGTGAGGATTTGGGCTGAAATGCAAGCTGGAGGTGTTGctattgaaagaattattgaatattgTGATTTGCCCTCAGAAGCTCCAATGATAATTGAAGATAAAAGACCACAAAAATCTTGGCCAGCAAATGGGGTGGTCAAGTTTAAAAAATACAGTACCGCCTACAGAAAGCATTTGGATCCTGTTTTGAAAGAGATTGAATTAACCATTAATTCGAAGGCAAAAGTCGGTATTGTGGGTAGAACTGGGGCAGGAAAGTCATCATTGACATTAGCTTTGTTTAGAATAATTGAAGCGACTGGTGGCAACATTGAAATAGATGGTGTGGACACTAGCCAAATTGGATTGTATGATCTTAGACATCATTTGACCATTATTCCTCAAGAGGCACATACATTCAGAGCCTCAGTTAGAGAAAACTTGGATCCATTTGGTGAATACACCGATGATAAACTTTGGAAGGTGTTGGAATTGGCACATTTGAAAGAACATGTTACTAAAATGGAGACCGAGCCCACAGAAGAAGAGAAGAAGGCAAGCAAGAATCCAGACGAATTGTCAAAAAAGGTGGGACTCGATGCTCAAATAGAAGAAGGTGGGTCTAATTTGTCTGCTGgtcaaaaacaattattgtGTTTAGCAAGAGCGTTGTTAAATGAAACTAGTAAAATTTTGGTGCTAGATGAAGCAACTGCTGCAGTTGATTTCCAAACCGACAAAATTATTCAAGAAACCATCAGAAATGAATTTAAGGATAAAACAATCTTGACAATTGCCCATAGAATCGATACTATTATGGATAGTGACAAGATCTTGGTGTTAGATAATGGAAAGGTTGCAGAATTCGATTCACCTCAAAACTTGTTGACGAACAAAGACAGTATTTTCTACTCCCTTGCAAAAGAAGGTGGATACATAgattaa